One region of Pseudoalteromonas luteoviolacea genomic DNA includes:
- a CDS encoding pirin family protein yields MKILSRDSLQLGGFAGITEHRLVTDSRVFAGRKKPETFEGLGSMVYLADARYLPKGQSGMHPHSEIDVISVVLEGRVSHEGSLEHGKDLVAGDVQVQRAGGEGFSHNEINPDDAPNRMLQIWALPEVAGQPAQYKSYSPKTKGATRIYGGSENQQDTFASATVMDIVHLDNEDSIDINQEALIYVITGQAQLHHNGQQTPVKEGDLISNNAQKMTATAQLQLLVVTHN; encoded by the coding sequence ATGAAAATACTTTCAAGAGATTCACTACAATTAGGCGGGTTTGCAGGCATTACAGAGCACAGATTAGTGACGGATAGCCGTGTATTTGCAGGGCGCAAAAAGCCAGAAACATTTGAAGGGCTTGGCAGTATGGTATATCTGGCGGATGCTCGTTATTTGCCCAAAGGTCAATCAGGTATGCATCCTCATAGTGAAATTGATGTCATCTCTGTTGTGTTAGAAGGACGCGTAAGTCATGAAGGGTCATTAGAGCATGGCAAAGACTTAGTCGCAGGTGATGTGCAAGTACAAAGAGCAGGCGGTGAAGGCTTTAGTCACAATGAAATTAACCCCGATGATGCCCCTAACCGTATGCTGCAAATTTGGGCGCTGCCTGAAGTTGCCGGTCAACCTGCACAATACAAGTCTTACTCCCCCAAAACCAAAGGCGCAACTCGCATTTATGGGGGTAGTGAAAATCAACAAGACACCTTTGCCAGTGCAACAGTCATGGATATTGTCCATTTAGATAACGAAGACAGCATCGATATTAACCAAGAGGCCCTGATCTATGTCATAACAGGTCAAGCCCAACTGCACCATAACGGTCAACAAACTCCTGTAAAAGAAGGCGACTTGATAAGCAATAATGCACAAAAAATGACTGCCACAGCACAGCTGCAATTACTCGTAGTGACACATAACTAA
- a CDS encoding AraC family transcriptional regulator translates to MKIASKFTVHANCKILLQDMNIDVETVVAYSKLPADILNREPVMLSPKEYFAWWLAIEKAANGQDVPLLVAEHLSVEVFDAPLFAALCSPDLNTALSRIKHYKPLIGPMKMDLEINDKTTTMGLSCYGYEGAVPAVLVLTEMVFFTKLLRMATRYNAVPKSVTLPALPSNIEAYEAFFGCKLKQGEQLSIAFRAEDAARPFLTANSGMWSYFEGGLNQKLADLTATATTVERVRAVLLESLPVGQSSIELVAQKLTMSKRTLQRKLTDEETNFHSVLQNLRSELAKHYLQKSHISLGEVAFLLGYQESNSFIRAFTTWFGVSPGSYREQLAS, encoded by the coding sequence ACAGTACACGCAAACTGTAAAATATTATTACAAGACATGAATATTGATGTTGAGACTGTGGTGGCGTACTCAAAGCTGCCAGCGGATATTTTGAATCGTGAACCCGTGATGTTATCGCCAAAAGAATATTTTGCGTGGTGGTTGGCGATTGAAAAGGCCGCCAATGGGCAAGACGTGCCTTTATTGGTTGCTGAACATCTATCGGTAGAAGTGTTTGATGCCCCTTTGTTCGCTGCGCTTTGTAGTCCAGATTTAAATACGGCTTTGTCACGAATAAAACACTATAAGCCGTTAATTGGACCCATGAAAATGGATCTTGAAATTAACGACAAAACCACAACAATGGGGTTGTCTTGTTATGGCTATGAAGGCGCTGTGCCTGCCGTGCTTGTGCTCACTGAAATGGTATTTTTTACTAAATTGCTGCGCATGGCAACGCGTTATAATGCGGTGCCTAAATCGGTTACATTGCCAGCGCTGCCAAGCAATATTGAGGCATATGAAGCTTTTTTTGGTTGTAAACTTAAACAAGGCGAACAGCTTTCGATTGCCTTTAGAGCCGAAGATGCTGCGCGGCCGTTTTTAACCGCAAACTCTGGTATGTGGTCATATTTCGAGGGTGGGTTGAACCAAAAACTCGCTGATTTAACAGCAACTGCGACGACGGTTGAACGTGTTCGAGCTGTACTCCTTGAGTCATTGCCTGTTGGTCAAAGCTCGATTGAATTAGTGGCGCAAAAGCTGACAATGAGTAAGCGAACCTTGCAGCGCAAACTGACTGATGAAGAAACGAATTTTCATAGTGTTTTACAAAATTTGCGTTCAGAGCTGGCTAAGCATTATTTGCAAAAATCGCATATATCACTCGGTGAAGTAGCATTTTTATTAGGGTATCAAGAGTCAAATTCATTCATTCGCGCATTCACCACATGGTTTGGCGTGTCACCGGGCAGTTACCGAGAACAATTAGCATCTTAA
- a CDS encoding serine hydrolase domain-containing protein, translating into MQFSDHEIQSIHKVIGAFAPNTELAVAKLGAGRCVYYGARQGCKEVEPIDNKASVFEIGSLTKLFTNAVLAQLVDEGKLALTDPISSHIDLTIRDNAQITFESLATHTSGLPRLPPGLLWQALFKRKDNPYEAYLEADLLAHLANDIKIKNHIKHDYSNLGVGLLGYVLAKMEGVSFSQLLQKRIFDSFNMSHSFCNWRDVHGELVIGLNTRGEATPNWDLGVLQGAGAILSSVQDLGQFALAHFERIHGWVNLQQQVIFEQGHTQMGLGWYVIDSADKTDQVYFHDGGTGGYSSAMILDIDNQLGYIILSNISGMHKLKGQKVTELAFELMKN; encoded by the coding sequence ATGCAGTTTTCGGATCACGAAATACAGTCAATTCACAAAGTCATCGGCGCATTTGCGCCCAATACCGAGCTTGCCGTTGCAAAATTGGGTGCTGGTCGCTGCGTATATTATGGTGCAAGGCAGGGTTGTAAAGAAGTTGAGCCGATTGACAATAAAGCATCGGTGTTTGAAATTGGTTCGTTAACCAAGCTGTTTACCAATGCCGTATTAGCGCAATTGGTTGATGAAGGAAAGTTGGCACTGACCGATCCTATCTCGTCTCATATTGATTTAACAATCCGCGATAATGCTCAGATCACCTTTGAGTCTTTGGCTACTCATACATCAGGCTTGCCTAGATTACCACCAGGGCTCCTCTGGCAAGCGTTGTTTAAGCGTAAAGACAACCCATATGAGGCATATTTAGAAGCTGACTTATTGGCACACCTCGCCAATGACATAAAAATTAAAAACCACATTAAACACGATTACTCAAATCTTGGTGTTGGGCTACTCGGTTATGTATTGGCGAAAATGGAAGGGGTGAGCTTTTCCCAATTGCTGCAAAAACGCATATTTGACTCATTTAACATGTCACACAGCTTTTGTAATTGGCGTGATGTGCATGGAGAGTTAGTCATTGGCTTGAATACTCGGGGTGAAGCAACACCAAATTGGGATTTAGGTGTATTGCAAGGTGCGGGCGCTATTCTCTCTTCAGTACAAGACTTGGGGCAATTTGCGCTTGCTCACTTTGAACGTATACATGGTTGGGTCAATTTACAGCAGCAAGTCATATTTGAACAAGGCCATACTCAAATGGGCTTAGGCTGGTATGTGATAGACAGTGCTGATAAAACAGATCAGGTCTATTTTCATGATGGTGGCACTGGAGGATATAGCTCAGCAATGATTTTAGATATAGATAATCAGCTGGGTTACATTATTTTGTCGAATATCTCTGGTATGCATAAATTAAAGGGACAAAAGGTCACTGAACTGGCATTTGAACTAATGAAAAATTAA